In the Jatrophihabitans sp. genome, one interval contains:
- a CDS encoding GNAT family protein codes for MPVPATPAPEPHRWYAQEVLLGSKVTLAPLQLEHAEGYAAAVRSDGGAEEVYRWLGRATIPVTAELARAEILAALAARARGEQFPFAQLDAGTGEVLGATSYYEVRPELRALAIGHTWLGRRWWRTGHNTESKLLLLSQAFEVLGAARVVWHTDVLNERSRAAIQRLGARPEGVLRKHRIRADGTWRDTAQYAMTDEDWPEARDRLRASLRR; via the coding sequence ATGCCGGTTCCCGCCACCCCCGCACCCGAGCCGCACCGTTGGTACGCCCAGGAGGTGCTGCTCGGCTCCAAGGTCACGCTGGCGCCGCTGCAGCTCGAGCACGCCGAGGGGTACGCGGCGGCGGTGCGCTCCGACGGCGGCGCAGAGGAGGTCTACCGCTGGCTGGGCAGGGCGACGATCCCCGTGACCGCCGAGCTCGCCCGCGCTGAGATCCTGGCCGCGCTGGCAGCCCGAGCCCGCGGGGAGCAGTTTCCGTTCGCCCAGCTCGACGCCGGCACCGGCGAGGTGCTGGGCGCCACCAGCTACTACGAGGTGCGACCCGAGCTGCGGGCGCTGGCCATCGGTCACACCTGGCTGGGCAGGCGGTGGTGGCGCACCGGCCACAACACCGAGTCGAAGCTGCTCCTGCTCAGCCAGGCCTTCGAGGTGCTCGGCGCCGCCCGAGTGGTGTGGCACACCGACGTGCTCAACGAGCGGTCGAGGGCGGCGATCCAACGGCTGGGCGCCCGGCCGGAGGGGGTGCTGCGCAAGCACCGGATCAGAGCCGACGGCACCTGGCGCGACACCGCTCAATACGCCATGACCGACGAGGACTGGCCCGAGGCCCGCGACCGTCTGCGGGCCAGCCTGCGCCGCTGA
- a CDS encoding regulatory protein RecX encodes MCLRLLTVRARTRAELYEALTARGVPEPASTKVLDRLAEVGLVDDRAFADAYVLSRRRDRGLAVREIGRQLRDKGVDEPVIAAAVSGIGADAEAEVARHLVLTKLRSMTRLTSEVKTRRLVGMLARKGYPPSMAFQIVREAVGASADDSGSDQTAWLA; translated from the coding sequence ATGTGCCTGCGTCTGCTGACGGTGCGTGCCCGAACCCGCGCTGAGCTGTACGAGGCGCTCACGGCTCGGGGCGTTCCCGAGCCGGCGTCGACGAAAGTCCTCGACCGGCTGGCCGAGGTCGGATTGGTCGACGATCGCGCATTCGCCGACGCCTATGTCCTGTCCCGGCGACGTGATCGTGGCCTGGCGGTGCGAGAGATCGGCCGCCAATTGCGAGACAAGGGCGTCGACGAACCGGTGATCGCAGCCGCGGTGAGCGGCATAGGCGCCGACGCTGAGGCAGAGGTCGCCCGGCATCTCGTGCTGACCAAGCTGCGCTCGATGACCCGGCTGACGTCTGAGGTCAAAACGCGTCGTTTAGTAGGAATGCTGGCTCGCAAGGGTTATCCGCCGTCCATGGCCTTTCAGATAGTCCGCGAAGCCGTCGGGGCGTCAGCTGATGACTCCGGTTCTGACCAGACCGCATGGCTGGCTTGA
- a CDS encoding DUF3046 domain-containing protein, translated as MRLSEFWQRMEAGFGSAYAHSLAADYRVTALGATVNDAIARGDSPKSVWRALCQEFDVPQRLR; from the coding sequence GTGCGACTGAGTGAGTTCTGGCAGCGGATGGAAGCCGGGTTCGGATCGGCCTATGCGCACTCGCTGGCCGCGGACTACCGGGTGACCGCCCTCGGCGCGACCGTCAACGACGCGATCGCGCGCGGGGACTCGCCGAAATCGGTGTGGCGCGCGCTCTGCCAGGAATTCGACGTTCCGCAGCGACTGCGCTGA
- the recA gene encoding recombinase RecA, which yields MAAAFDRDKALEVALGQIDKQFGKGSVMRLGERPYVPIEVIPTGSIALDIALGIGGLPRGRIVEIYGPESSGKTTVALHAVANAQAAGGVAAFIDAEHALDPEYARALGVDTDALLVSQPDTGEQALEIMDMLIRSGALDIIVVDSVAALVPRAEIEGEMGDSHVGLQARLMSQALRKITGALSNSGTTAIFINQLREKIGVMFGSPETTTGGKALKFYSSVRLDVRRIETLKDGGEAVGNRTRVKVVKNKVAPPFKQAEFDIVYGQGISREGSLIDVGVDQGIVRKSGAWYTYEGDQLGQGKENSRNFLRDNPDLAEEIEKKIKEKLGVGAQVTEEAPLPAPVDF from the coding sequence ATGGCCGCAGCATTCGACCGCGACAAGGCACTTGAGGTCGCACTGGGTCAGATCGACAAGCAGTTCGGCAAGGGCTCGGTCATGCGGTTGGGCGAGCGGCCCTACGTGCCGATCGAGGTGATTCCGACCGGCTCGATCGCGCTGGACATCGCGCTCGGAATCGGCGGCCTGCCCCGCGGCCGGATTGTGGAGATCTACGGCCCAGAGAGCTCGGGCAAGACGACCGTGGCCCTGCACGCCGTCGCCAACGCCCAGGCTGCCGGTGGGGTGGCGGCGTTCATCGACGCCGAGCACGCGCTGGACCCTGAGTACGCCCGCGCTCTAGGCGTTGACACCGACGCGCTGCTGGTCAGCCAGCCCGACACCGGTGAGCAGGCGCTCGAAATCATGGACATGCTGATTCGCTCGGGAGCTTTGGACATCATCGTCGTGGACTCGGTCGCCGCCCTGGTGCCCCGCGCCGAGATCGAAGGCGAGATGGGTGACAGCCACGTGGGTCTGCAGGCCAGGCTGATGAGCCAGGCATTGCGCAAGATCACCGGCGCGCTGAGCAACTCCGGCACCACGGCGATCTTCATCAACCAGCTGCGCGAGAAGATCGGCGTCATGTTCGGCTCGCCCGAGACCACCACCGGTGGCAAGGCGCTGAAGTTCTACTCGTCGGTGCGCCTGGACGTGCGCCGCATCGAGACCCTCAAGGACGGTGGCGAAGCGGTAGGCAACCGGACCCGGGTCAAGGTGGTCAAGAACAAGGTCGCTCCGCCGTTCAAGCAGGCGGAGTTCGACATCGTCTACGGCCAGGGAATCAGCCGTGAGGGTTCGCTGATCGACGTCGGTGTCGATCAGGGAATCGTTCGCAAGTCCGGCGCCTGGTACACCTACGAAGGCGATCAGCTCGGCCAGGGCAAGGAGAACTCCCGCAACTTCTTGCGCGATAACCCCGACCTCGCAGAAGAGATCGAGAAGAAGATCAAGGAAAAGCTCGGAGTGGGCGCCCAGGTGACTGAAGAGGCGCCGTTGCCGGCCCCGGTGGACTTCTAA